The Lactuca sativa cultivar Salinas chromosome 2, Lsat_Salinas_v11, whole genome shotgun sequence genome includes a window with the following:
- the LOC111915984 gene encoding DNA mismatch repair protein MLH3: MRSIKVLPESVRNSLRSGIILSDLTRVVEELVFNSLDAGATKVIVAVGVGTNYIKVTDNGCGITRDGLVLLGERYATSKFEQLSGLNTVPESFGFRGEALSSISDLSLLQVVTKAHGMPNGYCKVIKCSKCLYLGIDDDRQNVGTTVVVRDLFYNQPVRRRHLQSSPKKVLHSVKECILRIALVHLGTCFKVNDIESGDELLSLYPSSSPLPLLVSSFGTEVSSSLHKLDESDDKLKLSGFISSPCETFSVKAFQYFYINSRYISRGPIHKLLNQLATESELLKGDIRSECGKRSRYQACLTYILNLSCPRAHYDLSFEPTKTCAEFKEWDPVLTFIKKAVSCFWNQDPLNDSEVPKKRRVTWSHETSIVLSSPQLQMPTESKHMSHLSDAKWNPNNKLLLKESSPIQFHFDNHLIKPFLRSCSSHLDLSPVVTKIQDDEFDNIIQGSESWLDKSTTVWSPPRIISTSNLSVDSPFLPKESFDSLLTDGDLFTENNNSPWDTPVASKHQSDWSPLMFDESRDDVDFKLRRDDWFDLFADEEGEKDIFDFDNMRYSSSQEGYMSCKGHVKNSQKDTLLCDFMNGIDWASPESYMSSLSCGERVKKTKVTQSSFQDKKKPRRRSHSAPPSYRGKRKFIALNSQMSVESGNSQFETPHNASLQEASDLRHVQKSSGVDHLLLEEGEDPTKARHDKKKVIDKAEISDYEGEAAHCLDVFNTDSDFTSRDNEGALDLGEKWRSGYPWDSSIEKKGDEDKILDISSGILHLSGDSLTLTPKSISKKCLDDSKVLQQVDKKFIPIVGGGILAIIDQHAADERIRLEDLRKKVLSGKMKTICYLDAEQELVLPEIGYQLLINYSEQIKKWGWICNFHAQSSVSFKKNLNFLHNQPSVATLIAVPCILGVNLTDADLLEFLKQLADTDGSSILPPAVVRVLNTKACRGAIMFGDALLPSECSLIVEELKKTSLCFQCAHGRPTTVALVDMVVLHKQIGKLGNWNRGSCGSWHGLSRHRPTLERATQRLSQ; this comes from the exons ATGAGGAGCATCAAGGTATTGCCTGAATCTGTTAGAAATTCTTTGCGTTCAGGCATCATTTTGTCAGACTTAACAAGGGTAGTAGAAGAGCTGGTGTTCaacagccttgatgctggtgccACAAAG GTGATTGTAGCAGTAGGTGTTGGGACCAATTACATTAAAGTTACAGACAATG GTTGTGGCATTACAAGGGATGGATTGGTGTTGTTGGGAGAAAGATATG CTACTTCTAAGTTTGAGCAGCTGTCTGGTCTGAACACTGTTCCAGAGAGCTTTGGCTTTCGTGGGGAAGCATTAAGCTCAATTTCTGACCTTTCTTTGTTGCAAGTTGTTACAAAGGCTCATGGAATGCCAAATGGATACTGCAAGGTCATAAAG TGTTCCAAATGCTTATATCTGGGAATTGATGATGATAGACAAAATGTTGGCACAACAG TTGTTGTTCGTGATTTATTCTACAACCAACCAGTTAGGAGAAGGCATTTACAATCCAG CCCCAAAAAGGTTCTTCACTCTGTTAAAGAATGCATACTAAGAATTGCTCTTGTTCACCTTGGAACTTGCTTCAAAGTAAATGATATTGAAAG TGGTGATGAGCTTCTTTCCTTGTATCCTTCATCTTCCCCTTTGCCCCTATTGGTGAGTAGTTTTGGGACAGAAGTTTCCAGTTCTTTACATAAGTTGGATGAGTCTGATGACAAATTAAAGCTCTCTGGATTCATATCTAGCCCTTGTGAAACTTTCTCTGTGAAG GCCTTTCAATATTTCT ATATCAACTCAAGATATATATCAAGAGGTCCAATACATAAGTTGCTGAATCAATTGGCTACAGAATCAGAGTTGTTGAAGGGTGACATTAGATCTGAATGTGGAAAGAGGAGCAGGTATCAGGCATGTCTAACCTACATATTGAACTTAAGTTGTCCTCGAGCTCATTATGATTTAAGCTTTGAACCCACAAAGACTTGTGCTGAATTCAAG GAATGGGATCCTGTGTTAACTTTCATCAAGAAAGCCGTTTCATGCTTTTGGAATCAAG ATCCCCTGAATGATAGTGAAGTTCCAAAGAAGAGGCGTGTGACATGGTCCCATGAGACTTCTATTGTCCTTTCCTCACCTCAATTACAGATGCCAACAGAATCCAAACACATGAGTCATCTTTCAGATGCCAAatggaatccaaacaacaaattACTTCTCAAAGAATCATCCCCTATTCAATTTCATTTTGATAATCATCTCATAAAGCCCTTTCTGAGAAGTTGCTCCTCTCACTTAGATCTGTCACCTGTTGTTACAAAAATTCAAGATGATGAATTTGATAATATTATTCAGGGTTCTGAATCATGGCTGGACAAAAGTACAACTGTTTGGTCACCTCCTAGAATCATCAGTACCTCAAACTTGAGTGTAGACTCACCTTTTTTACCAAAAGAGTCATTTGATTCACTTCTGACTGATGGAGACTTGTTTACAGAGAATAATAACAGTCCTTGGGATACTCCAGTTGCATCAAAGCATCAATCTGATTGGTCTCCTCTAATGTTTGATGAATCTAGAGATGATGTTGACTTTAAACTTCGCAGAGACGATTGGTTTGACCTTTTTGCAGATGAAGAAGGGGAGAAGGATATCTTTGACTTTGATAACATGAGATATAGCTCTTCTCAAGAGGGGTATATGAGTTGCAAAGGGCATGTTAAGAACTCTCAAAAGGACACTCTTTTGTGTGATTTCATGAATGGAATAGATTGGGCAAGTCCTGAATCCTATATGTCATCATTATCTTGTGGTGAAAGGGTAAAAAAGACAAAAGTCACTCAATCTAGCTTTCAAGATAAGAAGAAGCCAAGGAGACGAAGTCATTCAGCTCCACCATCTTACAGAGGGAAGAGAAAGTTTATTGCTTTAAATAGTCAGATGAGTGTTGAATCAGGGAATTCCCAATTTGAGACACCTCATAATGCCTCTTTACAAg AAGCTAGTGATCTGAGGCATGTACAGAAATCATCAGGTGTAGATCATTTGCTACTGGAGGAGGGTGAGGATCCCACTAAGGCTAG aCACGATAAGAAGAAAGTTATTGATAAAGCTGAGATTTCAGATTATGAAGGGGAGGCTGCCCATTGCCTTGATGTATTCAATACAGATTCAG ACTTCACCTCAAGGGACAATGAAGGTGCATTAGATTTAGGGGAAAAATGGAGGAGTGGCTATCCATGGGATTCA AGTATAGAGAAGAAGGGTGATGAGGATAAAATACTTGACATATCTTCTGGGATATTACACCTTTCTGGTGATTCTCTTACACTTACACCCAAGTCTATCAGTAAAAAATGTCTGGATGATTCTAAAGTCCTTCAGCAAGTTGACAAAAAATTCATTCCAATTGTGGGTGGTGGAATACTTGCTATTATTGATCAG CATgctgctgatgaaagaatacgaCTTGAAGATTTGagaaaaaag GTGCTTTCTGGAAAAATGAAGACCATATGCTATTTGGATGCAGAGCAAGAACTG GTTTTACCTGAGATTGGGTATCAATTACTGATCAATTATTCTGAACAAATCAAGAAATGGGGTTGGATTTGTAACTTTCACGCTCAGAGTTCAGTGTCCTTTAAGAA GAATCTGAATTTTCTACACAACCAGCCATCTGTTGCTACACTCATTGCA GTGCCATGTATTTTGGGTGTGAATTTAACCGATGCAGATCTCCTAGAATTTCTAAAACAG CTTGCTGATACTGATGGATCATCTATACTACCACCAGCTGTTGTTCGTGTTCTAAATACCAAAGCTTGCAGGG GTGCAATAATGTTTGGTGATGCACTACTCCCTTCAGAATGCTCACTTATAGTTGAAGAGCTGAAGAAGACTTCGTTGTGTTTTCAG TGTGCTCATGGAAGGCCAACAACTGTGGCACTTGTGGACATGGTGGTGCTGCATAAACAGATTGGTAAGCTTGGAAATTGGAACCGTGGTTCATGTGGGTCATGGCATGGGTTGAGCCGACATAGACCAACTCTCGAGCGTGCAACTCAACGGTTAAGTCAATGA